The Acidobacteriota bacterium sequence GCTGGACGCTTCAGGGCACCCGGCTGAACACCCTGCCGAGCGGCGAGAGCCTGGCCGACGCCTTCGCCGCTCTTGGCGACATCGAGCCGTCGGCCTACCTCGTGAACTGCTGCGGGGCCAACTTCGTGACCGCTGCCCTGCCAGTGCTGGCGGGCCTCACCTCCTCGCCGATCGGCGGCTACGCCAACGCCGAGCACGTTGTGCCCGCCGATGGCCCCGCGGGTCCCGACGCCGATGCCGAGTTTGCGCAGAGCCAGGCATCGACCGTCCTCGGTCCGGACGCCTACGCCGCCGAGGTTCGGAAATGGCTCGACGCCGGGGCGAGCATCGTCGGCGGGTGTTGCGGCACGCGACCGAAGCACATCCGGCGAATCCGGGAGATGCTGTCCACCTGAAGTGGAATCGGAGTGCGCTCTGGCGGGCCCTGAAGGACCCGCCTACAGAGAGAGATGGGATTGTAGGCGGGTCGTTTACGGCCCGCCAACGGATCGATCCGCGAGGCGAAACCTCCACGCGTGTACCATGCATCCGTGAAACGTCAGCGACGCCACCACCTGCCCGAGGAAGTCTACGACGGCAACAACCACGTGGTGTACCTCACCACCTGCACCGCGAACCATGGCCGATGGCTGCGGGAACCGGACCTCGCGGCCATTGCACGCGACGAGATCTTGATGCTCCACGGCGCATACCCGGTGATCGGCTACTGCATCATGCCCGACCACATTCACATGCTCTTGGGTAACGCGGGTTCGAAGTTGGGATCGATCATGAACAGATTCAAGGGGCGAACCTCGCGTCGGGTCCGTGGCGTGCGACGTGGTCTGGAGGTGTGGCAGGCCGGGTACTGGGACCATATCGTGCGGAGGGAAGAAGGCCTGTACAAGGTACTGCAGTACATTCTGTTGAATCCAGTTCGCGCGGAGTTGGTCGACGATTGGTGGGACTACCCCTGGCTGGGTGCGCCGCTCCTGGGAGATGTCGGACCGGACCTCTTCGATGTTCTTTCGCCGGAGGACCTCGTCTGGCGGGAATTGTTGGCGGACGAGTGAATGCGCTCTGGCGGGCCCTGAAGGACCCGCCTACAATCGGAAAGGCGTGTGTAGGCGGGTCGTTTACGGCCCGCCAACGGTCGATCAGTTCCCAACCTCAGCCGTCAACGCGGTCCAGAATCTCGCGCACCTGGTCCTTGTGCACGGTGAACATCAGCATCTTCAGGCGCACGTAATCGTCGCGGTAGAAGTAGTAGCCCTCGAACGAGCCGTACCGGGACGACCTGTTGGAGTCCTTGATCAGGAACCAGTCGTGGCCGTCGAGCTTCATGTGGCCGACCAGGTGAATGAGATGATCGTCGGTCGTGCTGCGGTTGGCGAAGCGCAGCTCGCGCGCGCTCTGGTCGATGTACTCGGCCGGAATGTCAAAGGTCGGAATCACCGCCACGTCCTCGAACCCGTTCATTCCCGGCTCGGAAACATCCCCCCCGAACACCAGGCTGTTGCCGGTCGTG is a genomic window containing:
- a CDS encoding transposase; protein product: MKRQRRHHLPEEVYDGNNHVVYLTTCTANHGRWLREPDLAAIARDEILMLHGAYPVIGYCIMPDHIHMLLGNAGSKLGSIMNRFKGRTSRRVRGVRRGLEVWQAGYWDHIVRREEGLYKVLQYILLNPVRAELVDDWWDYPWLGAPLLGDVGPDLFDVLSPEDLVWRELLADE
- a CDS encoding homocysteine S-methyltransferase family protein, which produces RLEELTGLAVDLAERACEKAGRRTRLAGSFPPLETSYRADLVKGRDEVLEGYRRIGSILSGRVDLILCETLASSHEAVWACEAAAETGVEYWVSWTLQGTRLNTLPSGESLADAFAALGDIEPSAYLVNCCGANFVTAALPVLAGLTSSPIGGYANAEHVVPADGPAGPDADAEFAQSQASTVLGPDAYAAEVRKWLDAGASIVGGCCGTRPKHIRRIREMLST